The following is a genomic window from Polyangia bacterium.
ACGACGTCGCGGGTGGCCACCGGCCGGCCGTCGCGGGTCAGGGTCACCTCGACCTGCCGATCGGACAATCCGTTCTGGCGGATCATCGCTTCGATGGTCACCGGCGTGCGGACGAAGGCGAACTCGTCGGCCAGCACCGCCGCCACCGACAGATCGCGCAGGGATTTTTCGCCGACGCCGACGGTGTAGACGGGCGCGCCCAGCGATTCCAGCGCGCCGCGCGTGGTGGCGTCCAGCGGGCCTTCGCCGATGCGGCCGGTGTCGACGCCGTCGGACAGCATGATCACCGCGCCCAGATCGCGGCCGGCATAGCGGGCGCGGATCTCGCTGAGCGCTTCGCCCAGGCGCGACGCCTCGCCGGTGGGCGGCGCGTGCAGCGCGGCCGGCGTCGCCGGCGTGACCACCTCGCCGAAGCTGTACAGATCCACCCGGTGGCCGTCGCGTTCCCAGCCGGCGAACAGCGGGGCGGCCTTGTCGATCAAAGCCGCTGCCCGTTCAAAACGTGGGGCGCCGCCCTTCGGTGGCTTGACCTCCATCGACCGCGAGCCGTCGACCAGCACCGCCACCTGGTTGGGGACGTGGATGACCTGCCGCTGCTCCAGCGACGGCTCCAGCGCGGCCATCAAACAGGCCAGCACGCCGCCCGCGCGCAACAGCAACAAACCCCACCAGCGTCCGCGCCGCTCTTCCAGCAGCGACAGGGCCGACAGAGCTACTGCCATGGTCGCGCCGACAATCAGGAGCGCCACGCCCGCACGTCCCAGGTGCGGTGTGTTGCCCAGCGTGATACGCCAGTCGTTGAACTCGCCGTTCGTCATCGCGGCCGCCGCTTCATCGCAGTTGCCGCCGCGTGCGCAAGATGTAATCGATGTGCGCCTGTTCGGTCTTGTAGTCGAGGCAAAGCGCGTACATCACCAAATTCACGCCGAAACGGAACGCTTCTTCGCGCTGACCTTCGCCGCCCGGGATCACCTCGTGTTCCCAGCGGCCGTAACCGTCACGGGCCAGCGCGCCGCCCAGATCGTTCTGCGTGTACACCACCGCCAGCCGGCGATCGCGCTCGACGCCCTCGACGTACGGCGCGGCCAGGATGCGCCCGGGGGCGCCGCGCAGGACATAGAACGATTTCCACAGCACGTGCTCGGCGGGGATGCGCGCCGGCAGCTCGCCGGGCAGCGTTTGCGCCAGCAATCGCCGCACCGATTCATCGAAGCCGCCGCCGGCGCGACCCTCCGCCGAATCGATCAGCAGGAAGCCGCCGTAGGTGATGTGGCGGCGCAGGCGGGCGATCTCTGGCTCGGGCGGCAGCGCGAAGGGACGATCGCCTGACAGCACCAGAAACGGGAACCGAAAAAGCTGTGGGTCCAGCAAGCGCGGCTCGGCGGGATCGGAGGCGGTGACCAAGCTGGTGCGGCGAACCAGCTCCCAGGACAAACGGCGCAGCGCCGTCGGCCGCGGATCCGGCAGCCCCGGCAACGTCAGGCGAGCGAAACGAAACAGTGAATGGTCGCCGATGGCCGCCGCCCGCCGGGCCGGCGCCAGCGTGGCCGCGCCCGCGACGGCTGCCGCCAGCGCTGCTTGCAGCCACGCGCGCCGACGGGGATCGAACGGGTGACTCACCGCCGGCCTTTCGCGGGACGGGCGGTTTCCACTACACTGGAGCGCCGATGCGCTTGTCCATGGTCGCCAGATCGATGCTGCTGCTGGCGGCGGCCGCGCTGGGAGCCGGCGCCAGACCAGCCCATGCCGCCCCGCTGGTGCCAGGCGCCGC
Proteins encoded in this region:
- a CDS encoding DUF4159 domain-containing protein codes for the protein MSHPFDPRRRAWLQAALAAAVAGAATLAPARRAAAIGDHSLFRFARLTLPGLPDPRPTALRRLSWELVRRTSLVTASDPAEPRLLDPQLFRFPFLVLSGDRPFALPPEPEIARLRRHITYGGFLLIDSAEGRAGGGFDESVRRLLAQTLPGELPARIPAEHVLWKSFYVLRGAPGRILAAPYVEGVERDRRLAVVYTQNDLGGALARDGYGRWEHEVIPGGEGQREEAFRFGVNLVMYALCLDYKTEQAHIDYILRTRRQLR